From Paenibacillus sp. PvR098:
GAAGATGGCGGCGGAGGGACATCTGTCGCTCAGTGAACTGGAGGGGCCGATCGATCTGTGTCTGGGCTGCCGCGCCTGCGAAACGGCGTGTCCGTCGGGTGTGGAATACGGCAAAATTCTGGAAGGGGCGCGGGAGGCGCTGGCGGAGCATAAGGCTAAGCGGACCTCCAAGCCGCTGGGCAAGCTGCAGGACGCCATGTTTCAGGACGTCTTTCCCGACTCGAAGAAGCTCAAGGTCGCAGCCGATATGATCTGGCTGTACCAAAAGAGCGGTCTGCAGAAGGTGGCGCACAAAAGCAAGCTGACGCGGATCCTGCCGAAAAACCTGTGGGCCTTTGAGGAAGTACTGCCGCAGGTGACTTCTCCCGCAGCAAGGCGCAATCGTCCGCGTCTCTTCGAGCCACCGAAGGGAACCCAGCCGAAGTGGAAAGTAGCTTTTTTCACCGGATGCATCATGGATGCAATGTTCGAGAAGATTAATCGTCTGTCGATGGAACTTCTGGCGTTGGGGGGCTGCGAGGTGCAGGTGATCGCCGAGCAGACCTGCTGCGGGGCGCTTCACGCGCATGCCGGACGCAAGGACGATACAATGATGCTGGCGAAGCAGAACATCGAGGCGTTTGAACGGCTGGACGTGGATTTCATCATCAATAATGCGGGCGGCTGCGGCGCGATGCTGGTGGAATACGATCATCTGTTCCATGGAGATCCACAGTGGGAGGCGCGGGCCAAGGCGTTCGTGGCCAAAACCCGCGATATTACCCAGGTGCTGGCTGTATGCGAGCTGCCTCTCTCCAAACCGATGGACGAGATCGTCACCTACCAGCATTCCTGCCACATGACCAACGTGCAGAAGGTGGTCAAGGAACCACTGGAGCTGATCAAGCAGATTCCGGGGATCTCATATAAGGAAATGGCCAACCCGAATATGTGCTGCGGGTCG
This genomic window contains:
- a CDS encoding (Fe-S)-binding protein, which encodes MNRNKELPYDETIQCVQCGYCLPACPTYVTMERETHSPRGRINLVKMAAEGHLSLSELEGPIDLCLGCRACETACPSGVEYGKILEGAREALAEHKAKRTSKPLGKLQDAMFQDVFPDSKKLKVAADMIWLYQKSGLQKVAHKSKLTRILPKNLWAFEEVLPQVTSPAARRNRPRLFEPPKGTQPKWKVAFFTGCIMDAMFEKINRLSMELLALGGCEVQVIAEQTCCGALHAHAGRKDDTMMLAKQNIEAFERLDVDFIINNAGGCGAMLVEYDHLFHGDPQWEARAKAFVAKTRDITQVLAVCELPLSKPMDEIVTYQHSCHMTNVQKVVKEPLELIKQIPGISYKEMANPNMCCGSAGIYNVVHYEESMEILGVKMETVKTTQATTIVTTNPGCLLQMKLGVQKEGMSDKVRTVHLVELLAETCGIS